Proteins encoded by one window of Acetivibrio thermocellus ATCC 27405:
- the minC gene encoding septum site-determining protein MinC — protein sequence MSEGSVIFKGSLNGLTIIMKEEEDYDSILKQIEDKIASSGRFFKGAILSVKYRGKKLTEEQERKLFELLRDKSGAKIKSLEEDTEEPVKPEPVQQQPRFRSKIRMSNFYFKGLEEGITKFHRGTVRSGQLVSFDGNLVIIGDVNPGGEVCATGHVIVMGSLRGMVHAGANGNREALVVALNLQPTQLRIADVITRPPDEKETVGQFFPELAYIKDGMVYIERYLPAR from the coding sequence ATGAGTGAAGGTAGTGTTATTTTTAAGGGGTCATTAAACGGGCTTACTATTATAATGAAGGAAGAAGAGGATTATGATTCGATACTTAAGCAGATTGAAGACAAAATAGCCTCATCCGGAAGGTTTTTCAAAGGAGCAATCCTTTCTGTTAAATACAGGGGAAAAAAGCTTACCGAAGAACAGGAAAGAAAGCTTTTTGAATTATTGAGGGACAAAAGCGGGGCGAAAATAAAAAGCCTTGAGGAGGACACGGAAGAGCCCGTAAAACCTGAACCCGTGCAGCAGCAGCCAAGATTTCGCTCCAAAATCAGAATGAGCAACTTTTATTTCAAGGGATTGGAGGAAGGTATTACAAAATTTCACAGAGGTACTGTGCGTTCAGGGCAATTGGTGAGCTTTGACGGAAATCTTGTGATAATCGGCGATGTAAACCCCGGCGGTGAGGTTTGTGCAACCGGACATGTCATTGTTATGGGATCGCTTCGCGGCATGGTTCATGCAGGGGCAAACGGAAACAGGGAAGCTTTGGTAGTTGCTCTGAATTTGCAACCGACCCAGCTTAGAATAGCTGATGTAATTACCCGGCCTCCGGACGAGAAGGAAACTGTTGGGCAATTTTTCCCCGAATTGGCATATATCAAGGATGGCATGGTATATATCGAAAGATATTTGCCTGCAAGATGA
- the minD gene encoding septum site-determining protein MinD codes for MSEVIVITSGKGGVGKTTTTANIGTGLALQGKKVVLIDTDIGLRNLDVVMGLENRIVYDLVDVVEGTCRIKQALIKDKRFEGLYLLPAAQTRDKTAVNPEGMIKLCEELRKDFDYILIDCPAGIEQGFKNAIAGADRAIVVTTPEVSAVRDADRIIGLLEANELKNPKLLINRVRQDMVKRGDMMSIDDIIDILAIDLIGVVPDDEKIIVSTNKGEPAVTDNKSAAGAAYRAITRRIMGEDVPLLNLGSEDGFMFKIKKLFGLKVN; via the coding sequence ATGAGCGAGGTCATTGTAATAACTTCCGGTAAAGGTGGAGTGGGAAAAACCACAACTACCGCGAATATCGGAACGGGATTGGCACTTCAGGGAAAAAAGGTGGTTTTAATCGATACTGATATAGGACTTAGAAATCTTGACGTTGTCATGGGTTTGGAGAACAGGATAGTTTACGACCTGGTGGATGTGGTTGAAGGTACCTGCAGAATTAAGCAGGCTTTAATAAAAGACAAGCGTTTCGAAGGGTTGTATCTTCTTCCGGCGGCGCAGACAAGGGACAAGACTGCCGTAAATCCCGAGGGCATGATAAAATTGTGCGAAGAACTGAGAAAGGATTTTGATTATATTCTTATAGACTGTCCCGCAGGGATAGAGCAGGGATTTAAAAATGCGATAGCCGGAGCGGACAGGGCAATAGTTGTTACCACTCCGGAAGTTTCTGCCGTAAGAGATGCGGACAGGATAATTGGGCTTTTGGAGGCAAATGAACTTAAAAATCCAAAGCTTCTTATAAACAGGGTAAGGCAGGACATGGTAAAGCGCGGCGATATGATGTCGATAGATGATATAATAGATATTCTTGCAATAGATCTTATCGGAGTCGTTCCCGATGATGAAAAAATCATTGTTTCCACAAACAAGGGAGAGCCAGCGGTTACAGACAATAAATCCGCAGCCGGAGCGGCTTACAGAGCAATTACAAGAAGAATAATGGGCGAGGATGTTCCTTTGCTTAATTTGGGCTCTGAAGACGGTTTTATGTTTAAAATCAAAAAGTTGTTTGGGTTAAAAGTAAATTGA
- the minE gene encoding cell division topological specificity factor MinE: protein MLLDLSKIFGKSKNSKDLAKERLKLVLIHDRANVSPQFLEMVKGEIIKVISNYMDVDEESLDIQMTRTKSEDGNSVVPALVANIPIRSVKNSGK, encoded by the coding sequence ATGTTACTGGATTTATCAAAAATATTTGGCAAATCCAAAAATTCAAAGGATCTTGCCAAGGAAAGGCTTAAGCTGGTACTGATTCACGACAGGGCAAATGTTTCTCCTCAGTTTTTAGAGATGGTCAAAGGAGAAATTATTAAAGTCATCTCTAATTATATGGATGTGGATGAGGAATCACTGGATATTCAGATGACGAGGACAAAAAGCGAAGACGGCAACTCGGTTGTACCTGCGCTGGTAGCGAATATTCCCATTAGAAGTGTCAAAAACAGCGGCAAATAA
- a CDS encoding methylglyoxal synthase — translation MNIALIAHDKKKELMASFCIAYRSILKNHTLFATGTTGAIIVEATGLNVHRFLPGVMGEQQISARAAYNELDLVIFFRDPISAKSDEPDIHSLLRECDINNIPFATNLGTAEMLIKGLERGDLDWRELIKK, via the coding sequence ATGAATATTGCGTTAATTGCTCATGACAAGAAGAAAGAATTAATGGCTTCATTTTGTATTGCCTACAGGAGTATATTGAAAAATCATACTCTTTTTGCGACGGGTACAACGGGGGCAATTATAGTTGAGGCAACCGGACTCAATGTTCATAGGTTTTTACCTGGGGTGATGGGAGAACAGCAGATTAGTGCCAGAGCAGCCTATAATGAGTTGGACTTGGTTATTTTCTTCAGAGATCCCATTAGCGCCAAATCTGATGAACCGGATATACATTCTTTATTGAGAGAATGCGATATTAATAATATTCCCTTTGCCACAAATTTAGGTACGGCTGAAATGCTTATAAAAGGTCTTGAAAGAGGCGACCTTGACTGGAGAGAACTTATTAAGAAATAA
- a CDS encoding YkuS family protein: protein MKPRVAVEENLTPIEEFLSERGYEVENINFTDAEEISSLVDEFDAFVVSGLDSNMLGIEDTETDAIIIDASGMTPEEVYDELEARLE from the coding sequence TTGAAACCCAGAGTCGCAGTGGAAGAAAATCTTACGCCTATAGAAGAGTTTTTGTCCGAAAGAGGATATGAAGTTGAAAATATTAATTTTACAGATGCAGAAGAAATATCAAGTCTTGTTGACGAGTTTGACGCTTTCGTTGTATCAGGTTTGGATTCAAACATGCTTGGAATTGAAGATACTGAAACAGATGCAATTATCATAGATGCTTCCGGAATGACACCGGAAGAAGTGTATGATGAGCTTGAGGCAAGACTTGAATAG
- a CDS encoding M23 family metallopeptidase yields MDDIVYRQRYPRYNVQQSLRRTRKSKRKRGSGERLNLVQKFVIQTVVCVVVLLTAVLIKNINSPITNYCKDKIKGILSYNIDINSVFGKIDSFLASAGNNKSVIKEDESVEDVVENVNEKSGSQKDALESENPAEEEGTYVKSAETVLTDNETENQEDLPNSFIIPVGGIIGALYGERVYTPEGTEEIHQGIDIKALKGTPVKAAAEGEVIEAGENQIYGKYIKIKHGEDIISLYAHCSDLLVSKGQNVKKGETVAKVGNTGTSQEPHLHFEVWEKGTPVNPLDYIQSPSN; encoded by the coding sequence GTGGACGATATTGTTTACAGACAAAGATACCCAAGATATAATGTCCAACAAAGTCTGAGAAGAACAAGGAAGAGCAAAAGAAAACGGGGAAGCGGGGAAAGACTTAACCTCGTTCAAAAGTTTGTGATACAAACTGTCGTATGTGTCGTTGTTCTTTTGACGGCTGTACTCATTAAAAATATTAATTCACCAATTACCAATTACTGCAAAGACAAAATAAAGGGAATCCTGTCCTATAATATTGACATTAACAGTGTATTCGGGAAAATTGACAGTTTTTTGGCAAGTGCCGGGAATAATAAAAGTGTTATCAAAGAAGATGAGAGCGTTGAAGATGTTGTTGAGAATGTTAACGAGAAGTCAGGTTCGCAAAAAGATGCTTTAGAGAGTGAAAATCCGGCTGAAGAAGAAGGCACATATGTCAAATCCGCTGAAACCGTCTTGACAGACAATGAAACAGAAAACCAGGAAGATTTGCCGAATTCATTTATTATTCCTGTGGGCGGAATAATAGGAGCGTTGTACGGTGAAAGAGTTTACACGCCTGAAGGAACGGAAGAGATTCACCAGGGAATTGATATAAAGGCTTTGAAAGGTACTCCTGTAAAAGCTGCGGCGGAAGGTGAAGTAATAGAGGCCGGGGAAAACCAAATATACGGAAAATACATAAAAATCAAGCACGGGGAAGATATAATATCTCTTTACGCCCATTGTTCGGACCTTTTGGTAAGCAAAGGACAGAACGTAAAAAAAGGCGAGACGGTTGCAAAAGTGGGAAATACGGGTACTTCCCAGGAACCTCATCTTCATTTTGAAGTATGGGAAAAGGGGACACCCGTAAATCCTCTGGATTACATCCAGTCTCCTTCAAATTAG
- a CDS encoding site-2 protease family protein produces the protein MAIHETAHIVAAAVQKRILVSVRITALGLNAVIKEKHDVDANRFLINISGPCANILMFFICIIIKTYYFNAGYNMRFFIYANICLALFNMLPILPLDGGRILKDVLVSKMGLVRGCKYTRRLSLIFSALLLVLGIFQYIISKYNFSILLIAGYMLYFQKSDRPEEILMNIRNLLFKRSRFLKKGVYPGRELVVLESTRLGELIKSMDFDRFHIIYVVNENMRVVRVFTEQEIIDYIMKYNADISFRDLMETVD, from the coding sequence ATGGCAATTCACGAAACGGCTCACATTGTTGCGGCGGCAGTGCAAAAAAGAATACTTGTTTCGGTTAGGATTACAGCTTTAGGGTTAAATGCCGTCATAAAAGAAAAACATGATGTTGATGCAAATCGTTTTTTAATAAACATCAGCGGGCCATGTGCAAATATTTTAATGTTTTTTATTTGTATTATAATTAAAACGTATTATTTTAACGCCGGTTATAATATGCGTTTTTTTATCTATGCCAATATATGTCTTGCTTTATTTAACATGCTTCCGATTCTGCCTTTGGACGGCGGAAGGATTCTAAAAGACGTTCTTGTTTCAAAAATGGGTCTTGTCAGGGGATGCAAATATACAAGAAGACTGTCTTTGATATTTTCGGCTTTGCTTTTGGTTCTTGGAATTTTTCAATATATAATAAGTAAATATAATTTCAGCATACTTTTAATTGCCGGATATATGTTATATTTCCAAAAAAGCGACAGACCGGAGGAGATATTAATGAATATCAGAAACCTCTTGTTTAAACGTTCAAGGTTTTTAAAGAAAGGAGTTTATCCGGGGAGGGAATTGGTGGTATTGGAATCCACCCGTTTGGGGGAGTTGATAAAAAGCATGGATTTTGACAGGTTTCATATTATATATGTTGTAAATGAAAACATGCGTGTGGTCAGGGTCTTTACTGAACAGGAAATTATCGATTATATAATGAAATATAATGCGGATATAAGTTTTAGGGATTTAATGGAAACTGTGGACTGA
- the metF gene encoding methylenetetrahydrofolate reductase [NAD(P)H] — protein sequence MNLVDLFKKKKPVISFEIFPPKLDTPIESIFGTLEQFKELKPDFISVTYGAGGSAKDRTIEIASKIKNEYGIESMAHLTCVGHSKEEIDALLTSMREHNLENILALRGDPPANQPDFDFSNNAFKYANELIAHVRKQNRNDFCIAAAAYVEGHVNSKRLKDDLLYLKQKVDTGVDFLVTQLFFDNRLFYDFLDKTASIGITCPITPGIMPIFKADQIKRITYLCGASIPAKLVIMMDKYGDNDEDMRKAGIEYASNQIRDLIDNGVDGIHLLTMNRPKSTREILTNIGLLK from the coding sequence ATGAATCTGGTAGATTTGTTCAAAAAAAAGAAACCGGTTATATCCTTCGAAATCTTTCCTCCAAAGCTTGATACTCCCATCGAGTCCATATTCGGAACTTTGGAACAGTTCAAGGAATTAAAGCCTGACTTTATCAGTGTTACATACGGAGCCGGAGGAAGCGCAAAAGACAGAACCATTGAGATCGCATCAAAAATTAAAAACGAGTATGGTATCGAAAGTATGGCACATCTGACATGCGTCGGACATTCCAAAGAGGAAATAGATGCTCTCCTGACATCTATGCGCGAACACAACCTTGAGAATATTCTAGCTTTAAGAGGAGACCCCCCGGCAAATCAACCGGATTTTGATTTTAGTAATAATGCTTTTAAATATGCAAATGAACTTATTGCCCATGTAAGAAAACAGAACAGAAATGATTTCTGCATAGCCGCCGCAGCTTACGTGGAAGGTCATGTTAACAGCAAACGTCTTAAAGATGATCTTTTGTATCTTAAGCAAAAAGTCGACACCGGGGTTGATTTCCTTGTAACACAGTTGTTCTTCGACAACCGGCTGTTCTACGATTTTCTGGACAAAACAGCCTCAATAGGTATCACGTGTCCCATTACTCCCGGAATAATGCCGATATTTAAAGCCGACCAGATTAAACGCATTACATATCTTTGTGGTGCATCCATTCCCGCAAAACTGGTAATAATGATGGACAAATACGGCGATAACGACGAGGACATGCGCAAGGCGGGCATCGAGTACGCCAGCAATCAAATACGCGATTTGATTGACAACGGTGTGGACGGCATACATCTTCTTACAATGAACAGACCCAAATCCACCAGGGAAATTCTTACAAATATAGGATTGTTAAAATAG
- a CDS encoding iron-containing alcohol dehydrogenase, with the protein MINFVYKNPTKIIFGRGTELKVGEEVRQYSGKVLLHYGGGSIKKTGLYDRVVNSLKQAGVEVVELGGVMPNPRLGLVNEGIKICREKGIDFILAVGGGSAIDSAKAIAVGVPYDGDVWDFFCGKAEPKEALPVGVVLTIPAAGSEASPNSVITREDGLYKRGMYSELIRPVFAIMNPELTYTLPAYQTACGTADIMAHIMERYFTNETHTDLTDRLCEATLKTMIKNVPIALEEPDNYNARAEIMWAGTIAHNGLLGTGRIEDWASHNIEHEISAIYDVAHGAGLAVVFPAWMKYVYKNNLDRFVQFAVRVWNVEMNFDEPERTALEGIERLKKFFKEIGLPVSLKEMNIGDDRLEEMASKCTNGGKATIGNFVKLNREDVYNILKLAV; encoded by the coding sequence ATGATAAACTTTGTTTATAAAAATCCAACGAAGATAATATTTGGCAGAGGTACTGAATTGAAAGTCGGAGAAGAAGTCAGACAATACAGTGGGAAAGTATTGCTTCATTATGGTGGAGGCAGCATAAAGAAGACCGGTTTATACGATAGAGTGGTTAATTCCCTGAAACAGGCAGGAGTTGAAGTGGTTGAGCTTGGAGGAGTCATGCCCAATCCGAGGCTTGGCCTTGTAAACGAGGGAATAAAAATTTGCCGCGAAAAAGGAATTGACTTTATTCTGGCGGTAGGCGGAGGAAGTGCCATTGATTCGGCAAAGGCTATAGCAGTGGGAGTGCCGTATGACGGCGACGTATGGGACTTTTTCTGTGGCAAGGCCGAACCGAAAGAAGCCCTTCCTGTAGGTGTGGTTTTGACCATACCTGCTGCGGGAAGTGAAGCAAGCCCAAATTCTGTAATAACCAGGGAAGACGGCCTGTACAAACGGGGAATGTACTCTGAGCTGATAAGGCCGGTATTTGCCATTATGAATCCTGAATTGACCTATACGCTTCCTGCATATCAGACTGCGTGCGGTACTGCTGATATCATGGCGCATATAATGGAAAGGTATTTTACAAACGAAACCCATACAGATTTAACAGACCGTCTTTGCGAGGCTACGCTCAAAACAATGATTAAGAACGTGCCTATTGCTTTGGAAGAGCCGGACAATTATAATGCAAGGGCGGAGATTATGTGGGCAGGTACAATTGCGCACAACGGGCTTTTGGGAACCGGAAGAATTGAGGACTGGGCATCCCATAATATTGAGCATGAAATCAGCGCGATTTACGATGTGGCACACGGAGCCGGCCTTGCAGTGGTGTTCCCGGCGTGGATGAAATATGTTTACAAAAACAATTTGGACCGTTTTGTGCAGTTTGCCGTAAGAGTGTGGAATGTGGAAATGAATTTTGACGAGCCGGAAAGGACGGCTCTGGAAGGTATAGAACGGCTGAAAAAGTTCTTTAAAGAAATAGGTCTTCCGGTTTCTTTGAAAGAAATGAACATAGGCGATGACAGGCTGGAAGAAATGGCGTCAAAATGCACGAACGGAGGAAAAGCTACAATCGGAAATTTTGTAAAACTCAATCGTGAAGATGTGTACAATATTTTAAAGCTGGCAGTGTAA
- the trmB gene encoding tRNA (guanosine(46)-N7)-methyltransferase TrmB, with protein sequence MRLRKKPWARPALEACSFFVINPTEYKGKWREVFGNSNEIWLELGCGKGGFISKLASTNPDKNFIAVDIKDEVLALAMKKIENEYALIGAETKNIRLMAHEIMLIHRMLDENDQIGRIFINFCNPWPKNRHKARRLTHPNQLNQYRTFLAPNGQIWFKTDDTMLFQDSIKYFEQCNFNIVYLTEDLHASGFEGNIETEHERMFLEQGCKIKFLIAEKK encoded by the coding sequence ATGCGGCTGAGAAAAAAACCTTGGGCAAGGCCTGCACTGGAAGCATGCAGTTTTTTTGTCATCAATCCGACAGAATATAAAGGAAAATGGCGCGAAGTATTCGGCAATTCCAACGAGATATGGTTGGAACTTGGGTGCGGTAAAGGAGGCTTCATATCAAAGCTTGCTTCTACCAATCCCGATAAAAATTTTATTGCCGTTGATATTAAAGATGAAGTGCTGGCCCTCGCAATGAAAAAAATCGAAAATGAATATGCTTTGATTGGCGCTGAGACAAAAAACATCCGGCTTATGGCCCATGAAATAATGCTTATTCACAGAATGCTGGATGAAAACGATCAAATTGGCAGAATTTTTATAAATTTCTGCAATCCCTGGCCTAAAAACCGTCACAAGGCAAGGCGTCTTACGCATCCAAACCAGCTGAACCAGTATAGAACGTTTCTGGCTCCCAATGGACAAATTTGGTTTAAAACCGACGACACGATGTTGTTTCAGGATTCTATAAAGTATTTTGAACAATGCAACTTCAATATCGTTTATCTGACCGAAGATTTGCATGCAAGCGGTTTTGAAGGTAACATTGAAACCGAACATGAAAGAATGTTTCTTGAACAGGGCTGTAAAATTAAGTTTCTCATCGCTGAAAAAAAGTAA